One window of the Oncorhynchus mykiss isolate Arlee chromosome 5, USDA_OmykA_1.1, whole genome shotgun sequence genome contains the following:
- the LOC110524251 gene encoding MAU2 chromatid cohesion factor homolog isoform X1 — MASNVEAPESWYLALLGFAEHFRTSSPPKIRLCVHCLQAVFQFKPPQRVEARTHLQLGSVLYHHTKNSELARSHLEKAWLISQQIPQFEDVKFEAASLLSELYCQQVPNLVDSAKPLLRKAIQISQQTPYWHCRLLFQLAQLHTLEKDLVSACDLLGVGAEYARVVGSEYTRALFLLSKGMLLLMERKLGEVHPLLTLCGTIVENWQGNPIQKESLRVFFLVLQVTHYLDAGQVKSVKPCLKQLQQCIQTISTLHDDEILPSNPADLFHWLPKEHMCVLVYLVTVMHSMQAGYLEKAQKYTDKALMQLEKLKMLDSSPILSTFQVILLEHIIMCRLVTGHKATALQEISQVCQLCQQSPRLFTNHAAQLHTLLGLYCISVNCMDNAEAQFTAALRVSDLTTHQELWAFIVTNLASVYIREGNRHQELYSLLERINPDHNFPVSSHCLRAAAFYIRGLLSFFQGRYNEAKRFLRETLKMSNAEDLNRLTACSLVLLGHIFYVLGNHRESNNMVVPAMQLASKIPDMSVQLWSSALLKDLNKALGNTIDAHEAAQMHQNFSQQLLQDHIAACSLPEHNLISWTDGPPPGQFQAQNGPTTSLASLL; from the exons ATGGCGTCCAACGTAGAGGCCCCGGAGTCGTGGTACCTCGCCCTCCTTGGCTTTGCAGAACATTTCCGCACCTCAAGTCCACCCAAAATTCGTCTGTGTGTGCATTGTCTTCAAGCGGTTTTTCAGTTTAAACCCCCGCAAAGGGTGGAGGCCAGAACTCACCTTCAACTCGGCTCGGTGCTCTATCATCATACGAAGAACAGCGAGCTGGCGCGGAGCCACTTGGAGAAAGCG TGGTTAATATCACAACAA ATCCCACAATTTGAAGATGTTAAATTTGAAGCAGCAAGTCTTTTGTCCGAACTCTATTGTCAGCAGGTACCG AATCTGGTGGATTCTGCAAAGCCTTTACTGCGAAAGGCAATCCAGATCTCACAGCAAACTCCCTATTGGCACTGTCGCCTGCTGTTTCAACTAGCG CAACTGCACACTCTGGAGAAAGACCTTGTGTCTGCCTGTGACCTCCTAGGGGTCGGTGCTGAGTATGCCAGAGTGGTGGGCTCGGAATACACCAG GGCGCTGTTCCTCCTGAGTAAAGGAATG CTCTTACTGATGGAGAGGAAGCTGGGGGAGGTGCACCCTCTGCTCACGCTGTGCGGGACGATCGTGGAGAACTGGCAGGGAAACCCCATCCAGAAAGAGTCTCTCAGGGTATTTTTCCTGGTGCTGCAGGTCACACACTACCTGGATGCCGGACAG GTGAAGAGTGTGAAGCCCTGTCTTAAGCAGCTGCAGCAGTGCATCCAGACCATCTCTACACTCCATGATGATGAGATCCTGCCCAGTAACCCTGCTGACCTTTTCCACTGGCTGCCCAAGGAACACATGTGTGTTCTCGTCTACCTG GTGACTGTCATGCACTCCATGCAAGCAGGGTATTTGGAGAAGGCACAGAAATACACAGACAAAGCACTCATGCAGCTTGAGAAACTAAAAA TGCTGGACAGCAGTCCCATCCTTTCAACGTTCCAGGTCATTCTGCTGGAGCACATCATCATGTGTCGGCTAGTCACTGGTCACAAGGCTACTGCATTACAAGAG ATCTCCCAGGTCTGCCAACTGTGCCAACAGTCCCCCAGGTTATTCACCAATCACGCTGCCCAACTCCACACTCTACTA GGCCTGTATTGCATATCTGTCAACTGTATGGACAACGCAGAGGCACAGTTCACCGCCGCTTTGCGGGTAAGTGAC CTaaccacacaccaggaactgtggGCGTTCATTGTGACAAACCTGGCCAGCGTCTACATCAGGGAAGGAAACAGACACCAGGAG CTCTACAGTCTCCTTGAGAGGATAAACCCTGATCACAACTTTCCTGTGAG CTCTCACTGTCTCCGCGCTGCAGCTTTCTACATCCGAGGACTGCTGTCCTTCTTCCAAGGACGCTACAACGAGGCCAA ACGGTTCCTTAGAGAAACTCTGAAGATGTCCAATGCGGAGGACCTGAATAGACTGACAGCCTGCTCACTGGTTCTGCTAGGCCATATATTCTATGTACTGGGAAACCACAGG GAAAGCAACAACATGGTGGTTCCAGCGATGCAGCTGGCCAGCAAGATCCCTGACATGTCTGTCCAGCTGTGGTCCTCTGCCCTTTTAAAAG ATCTGAACAAGGCCCTGGGAAACACCATAGATGCCCATGAAGCTGCTCAGATGCACCAGAACTTCTCCCAGCAGCTTCTCCAGGACCACATCGCTGCCTGCAGCCTCCCCGAACACAACCTAATCAGC TGGACGGACGGCCCACCACCTGGGCAGTTTCAAGCCCAGAACGGCCCGACAACCAGCCTGGCCAGCCTGCTATGA
- the LOC110524251 gene encoding MAU2 chromatid cohesion factor homolog isoform X2: MASNVEAPESWYLALLGFAEHFRTSSPPKIRLCVHCLQAVFQFKPPQRVEARTHLQLGSVLYHHTKNSELARSHLEKAWLISQQIPQFEDVKFEAASLLSELYCQQNLVDSAKPLLRKAIQISQQTPYWHCRLLFQLAQLHTLEKDLVSACDLLGVGAEYARVVGSEYTRALFLLSKGMLLLMERKLGEVHPLLTLCGTIVENWQGNPIQKESLRVFFLVLQVTHYLDAGQVKSVKPCLKQLQQCIQTISTLHDDEILPSNPADLFHWLPKEHMCVLVYLVTVMHSMQAGYLEKAQKYTDKALMQLEKLKMLDSSPILSTFQVILLEHIIMCRLVTGHKATALQEISQVCQLCQQSPRLFTNHAAQLHTLLGLYCISVNCMDNAEAQFTAALRVSDLTTHQELWAFIVTNLASVYIREGNRHQELYSLLERINPDHNFPVSSHCLRAAAFYIRGLLSFFQGRYNEAKRFLRETLKMSNAEDLNRLTACSLVLLGHIFYVLGNHRESNNMVVPAMQLASKIPDMSVQLWSSALLKDLNKALGNTIDAHEAAQMHQNFSQQLLQDHIAACSLPEHNLISWTDGPPPGQFQAQNGPTTSLASLL, encoded by the exons ATGGCGTCCAACGTAGAGGCCCCGGAGTCGTGGTACCTCGCCCTCCTTGGCTTTGCAGAACATTTCCGCACCTCAAGTCCACCCAAAATTCGTCTGTGTGTGCATTGTCTTCAAGCGGTTTTTCAGTTTAAACCCCCGCAAAGGGTGGAGGCCAGAACTCACCTTCAACTCGGCTCGGTGCTCTATCATCATACGAAGAACAGCGAGCTGGCGCGGAGCCACTTGGAGAAAGCG TGGTTAATATCACAACAA ATCCCACAATTTGAAGATGTTAAATTTGAAGCAGCAAGTCTTTTGTCCGAACTCTATTGTCAGCAG AATCTGGTGGATTCTGCAAAGCCTTTACTGCGAAAGGCAATCCAGATCTCACAGCAAACTCCCTATTGGCACTGTCGCCTGCTGTTTCAACTAGCG CAACTGCACACTCTGGAGAAAGACCTTGTGTCTGCCTGTGACCTCCTAGGGGTCGGTGCTGAGTATGCCAGAGTGGTGGGCTCGGAATACACCAG GGCGCTGTTCCTCCTGAGTAAAGGAATG CTCTTACTGATGGAGAGGAAGCTGGGGGAGGTGCACCCTCTGCTCACGCTGTGCGGGACGATCGTGGAGAACTGGCAGGGAAACCCCATCCAGAAAGAGTCTCTCAGGGTATTTTTCCTGGTGCTGCAGGTCACACACTACCTGGATGCCGGACAG GTGAAGAGTGTGAAGCCCTGTCTTAAGCAGCTGCAGCAGTGCATCCAGACCATCTCTACACTCCATGATGATGAGATCCTGCCCAGTAACCCTGCTGACCTTTTCCACTGGCTGCCCAAGGAACACATGTGTGTTCTCGTCTACCTG GTGACTGTCATGCACTCCATGCAAGCAGGGTATTTGGAGAAGGCACAGAAATACACAGACAAAGCACTCATGCAGCTTGAGAAACTAAAAA TGCTGGACAGCAGTCCCATCCTTTCAACGTTCCAGGTCATTCTGCTGGAGCACATCATCATGTGTCGGCTAGTCACTGGTCACAAGGCTACTGCATTACAAGAG ATCTCCCAGGTCTGCCAACTGTGCCAACAGTCCCCCAGGTTATTCACCAATCACGCTGCCCAACTCCACACTCTACTA GGCCTGTATTGCATATCTGTCAACTGTATGGACAACGCAGAGGCACAGTTCACCGCCGCTTTGCGGGTAAGTGAC CTaaccacacaccaggaactgtggGCGTTCATTGTGACAAACCTGGCCAGCGTCTACATCAGGGAAGGAAACAGACACCAGGAG CTCTACAGTCTCCTTGAGAGGATAAACCCTGATCACAACTTTCCTGTGAG CTCTCACTGTCTCCGCGCTGCAGCTTTCTACATCCGAGGACTGCTGTCCTTCTTCCAAGGACGCTACAACGAGGCCAA ACGGTTCCTTAGAGAAACTCTGAAGATGTCCAATGCGGAGGACCTGAATAGACTGACAGCCTGCTCACTGGTTCTGCTAGGCCATATATTCTATGTACTGGGAAACCACAGG GAAAGCAACAACATGGTGGTTCCAGCGATGCAGCTGGCCAGCAAGATCCCTGACATGTCTGTCCAGCTGTGGTCCTCTGCCCTTTTAAAAG ATCTGAACAAGGCCCTGGGAAACACCATAGATGCCCATGAAGCTGCTCAGATGCACCAGAACTTCTCCCAGCAGCTTCTCCAGGACCACATCGCTGCCTGCAGCCTCCCCGAACACAACCTAATCAGC TGGACGGACGGCCCACCACCTGGGCAGTTTCAAGCCCAGAACGGCCCGACAACCAGCCTGGCCAGCCTGCTATGA
- the LOC110524251 gene encoding MAU2 chromatid cohesion factor homolog isoform X3, translating to MASNVEAPESWYLALLGFAEHFRTSSPPKIRLCVHCLQAVFQFKPPQRVEARTHLQLGSVLYHHTKNSELARSHLEKAWLISQQIPQFEDVKFEAASLLSELYCQQVPNLVDSAKPLLRKAIQISQQTPYWHCRLLFQLAQLHTLEKDLVSACDLLGVGAEYARVVGSEYTRALFLLSKGMLLLMERKLGEVHPLLTLCGTIVENWQGNPIQKESLRVFFLVLQVTHYLDAGQVKSVKPCLKQLQQCIQTISTLHDDEILPSNPADLFHWLPKEHMCVLVYLVTVMHSMQAGYLEKAQKYTDKALMQLEKLKMLDSSPILSTFQVILLEHIIMCRLVTGHKATALQEISQVCQLCQQSPRLFTNHAAQLHTLLGLYCISVNCMDNAEAQFTAALRLTTHQELWAFIVTNLASVYIREGNRHQELYSLLERINPDHNFPVSSHCLRAAAFYIRGLLSFFQGRYNEAKRFLRETLKMSNAEDLNRLTACSLVLLGHIFYVLGNHRESNNMVVPAMQLASKIPDMSVQLWSSALLKDLNKALGNTIDAHEAAQMHQNFSQQLLQDHIAACSLPEHNLISWTDGPPPGQFQAQNGPTTSLASLL from the exons ATGGCGTCCAACGTAGAGGCCCCGGAGTCGTGGTACCTCGCCCTCCTTGGCTTTGCAGAACATTTCCGCACCTCAAGTCCACCCAAAATTCGTCTGTGTGTGCATTGTCTTCAAGCGGTTTTTCAGTTTAAACCCCCGCAAAGGGTGGAGGCCAGAACTCACCTTCAACTCGGCTCGGTGCTCTATCATCATACGAAGAACAGCGAGCTGGCGCGGAGCCACTTGGAGAAAGCG TGGTTAATATCACAACAA ATCCCACAATTTGAAGATGTTAAATTTGAAGCAGCAAGTCTTTTGTCCGAACTCTATTGTCAGCAGGTACCG AATCTGGTGGATTCTGCAAAGCCTTTACTGCGAAAGGCAATCCAGATCTCACAGCAAACTCCCTATTGGCACTGTCGCCTGCTGTTTCAACTAGCG CAACTGCACACTCTGGAGAAAGACCTTGTGTCTGCCTGTGACCTCCTAGGGGTCGGTGCTGAGTATGCCAGAGTGGTGGGCTCGGAATACACCAG GGCGCTGTTCCTCCTGAGTAAAGGAATG CTCTTACTGATGGAGAGGAAGCTGGGGGAGGTGCACCCTCTGCTCACGCTGTGCGGGACGATCGTGGAGAACTGGCAGGGAAACCCCATCCAGAAAGAGTCTCTCAGGGTATTTTTCCTGGTGCTGCAGGTCACACACTACCTGGATGCCGGACAG GTGAAGAGTGTGAAGCCCTGTCTTAAGCAGCTGCAGCAGTGCATCCAGACCATCTCTACACTCCATGATGATGAGATCCTGCCCAGTAACCCTGCTGACCTTTTCCACTGGCTGCCCAAGGAACACATGTGTGTTCTCGTCTACCTG GTGACTGTCATGCACTCCATGCAAGCAGGGTATTTGGAGAAGGCACAGAAATACACAGACAAAGCACTCATGCAGCTTGAGAAACTAAAAA TGCTGGACAGCAGTCCCATCCTTTCAACGTTCCAGGTCATTCTGCTGGAGCACATCATCATGTGTCGGCTAGTCACTGGTCACAAGGCTACTGCATTACAAGAG ATCTCCCAGGTCTGCCAACTGTGCCAACAGTCCCCCAGGTTATTCACCAATCACGCTGCCCAACTCCACACTCTACTA GGCCTGTATTGCATATCTGTCAACTGTATGGACAACGCAGAGGCACAGTTCACCGCCGCTTTGCGG CTaaccacacaccaggaactgtggGCGTTCATTGTGACAAACCTGGCCAGCGTCTACATCAGGGAAGGAAACAGACACCAGGAG CTCTACAGTCTCCTTGAGAGGATAAACCCTGATCACAACTTTCCTGTGAG CTCTCACTGTCTCCGCGCTGCAGCTTTCTACATCCGAGGACTGCTGTCCTTCTTCCAAGGACGCTACAACGAGGCCAA ACGGTTCCTTAGAGAAACTCTGAAGATGTCCAATGCGGAGGACCTGAATAGACTGACAGCCTGCTCACTGGTTCTGCTAGGCCATATATTCTATGTACTGGGAAACCACAGG GAAAGCAACAACATGGTGGTTCCAGCGATGCAGCTGGCCAGCAAGATCCCTGACATGTCTGTCCAGCTGTGGTCCTCTGCCCTTTTAAAAG ATCTGAACAAGGCCCTGGGAAACACCATAGATGCCCATGAAGCTGCTCAGATGCACCAGAACTTCTCCCAGCAGCTTCTCCAGGACCACATCGCTGCCTGCAGCCTCCCCGAACACAACCTAATCAGC TGGACGGACGGCCCACCACCTGGGCAGTTTCAAGCCCAGAACGGCCCGACAACCAGCCTGGCCAGCCTGCTATGA
- the LOC110524251 gene encoding MAU2 chromatid cohesion factor homolog isoform X4: MASNVEAPESWYLALLGFAEHFRTSSPPKIRLCVHCLQAVFQFKPPQRVEARTHLQLGSVLYHHTKNSELARSHLEKAWLISQQIPQFEDVKFEAASLLSELYCQQNLVDSAKPLLRKAIQISQQTPYWHCRLLFQLAQLHTLEKDLVSACDLLGVGAEYARVVGSEYTRALFLLSKGMLLLMERKLGEVHPLLTLCGTIVENWQGNPIQKESLRVFFLVLQVTHYLDAGQVKSVKPCLKQLQQCIQTISTLHDDEILPSNPADLFHWLPKEHMCVLVYLVTVMHSMQAGYLEKAQKYTDKALMQLEKLKMLDSSPILSTFQVILLEHIIMCRLVTGHKATALQEISQVCQLCQQSPRLFTNHAAQLHTLLGLYCISVNCMDNAEAQFTAALRLTTHQELWAFIVTNLASVYIREGNRHQELYSLLERINPDHNFPVSSHCLRAAAFYIRGLLSFFQGRYNEAKRFLRETLKMSNAEDLNRLTACSLVLLGHIFYVLGNHRESNNMVVPAMQLASKIPDMSVQLWSSALLKDLNKALGNTIDAHEAAQMHQNFSQQLLQDHIAACSLPEHNLISWTDGPPPGQFQAQNGPTTSLASLL; this comes from the exons ATGGCGTCCAACGTAGAGGCCCCGGAGTCGTGGTACCTCGCCCTCCTTGGCTTTGCAGAACATTTCCGCACCTCAAGTCCACCCAAAATTCGTCTGTGTGTGCATTGTCTTCAAGCGGTTTTTCAGTTTAAACCCCCGCAAAGGGTGGAGGCCAGAACTCACCTTCAACTCGGCTCGGTGCTCTATCATCATACGAAGAACAGCGAGCTGGCGCGGAGCCACTTGGAGAAAGCG TGGTTAATATCACAACAA ATCCCACAATTTGAAGATGTTAAATTTGAAGCAGCAAGTCTTTTGTCCGAACTCTATTGTCAGCAG AATCTGGTGGATTCTGCAAAGCCTTTACTGCGAAAGGCAATCCAGATCTCACAGCAAACTCCCTATTGGCACTGTCGCCTGCTGTTTCAACTAGCG CAACTGCACACTCTGGAGAAAGACCTTGTGTCTGCCTGTGACCTCCTAGGGGTCGGTGCTGAGTATGCCAGAGTGGTGGGCTCGGAATACACCAG GGCGCTGTTCCTCCTGAGTAAAGGAATG CTCTTACTGATGGAGAGGAAGCTGGGGGAGGTGCACCCTCTGCTCACGCTGTGCGGGACGATCGTGGAGAACTGGCAGGGAAACCCCATCCAGAAAGAGTCTCTCAGGGTATTTTTCCTGGTGCTGCAGGTCACACACTACCTGGATGCCGGACAG GTGAAGAGTGTGAAGCCCTGTCTTAAGCAGCTGCAGCAGTGCATCCAGACCATCTCTACACTCCATGATGATGAGATCCTGCCCAGTAACCCTGCTGACCTTTTCCACTGGCTGCCCAAGGAACACATGTGTGTTCTCGTCTACCTG GTGACTGTCATGCACTCCATGCAAGCAGGGTATTTGGAGAAGGCACAGAAATACACAGACAAAGCACTCATGCAGCTTGAGAAACTAAAAA TGCTGGACAGCAGTCCCATCCTTTCAACGTTCCAGGTCATTCTGCTGGAGCACATCATCATGTGTCGGCTAGTCACTGGTCACAAGGCTACTGCATTACAAGAG ATCTCCCAGGTCTGCCAACTGTGCCAACAGTCCCCCAGGTTATTCACCAATCACGCTGCCCAACTCCACACTCTACTA GGCCTGTATTGCATATCTGTCAACTGTATGGACAACGCAGAGGCACAGTTCACCGCCGCTTTGCGG CTaaccacacaccaggaactgtggGCGTTCATTGTGACAAACCTGGCCAGCGTCTACATCAGGGAAGGAAACAGACACCAGGAG CTCTACAGTCTCCTTGAGAGGATAAACCCTGATCACAACTTTCCTGTGAG CTCTCACTGTCTCCGCGCTGCAGCTTTCTACATCCGAGGACTGCTGTCCTTCTTCCAAGGACGCTACAACGAGGCCAA ACGGTTCCTTAGAGAAACTCTGAAGATGTCCAATGCGGAGGACCTGAATAGACTGACAGCCTGCTCACTGGTTCTGCTAGGCCATATATTCTATGTACTGGGAAACCACAGG GAAAGCAACAACATGGTGGTTCCAGCGATGCAGCTGGCCAGCAAGATCCCTGACATGTCTGTCCAGCTGTGGTCCTCTGCCCTTTTAAAAG ATCTGAACAAGGCCCTGGGAAACACCATAGATGCCCATGAAGCTGCTCAGATGCACCAGAACTTCTCCCAGCAGCTTCTCCAGGACCACATCGCTGCCTGCAGCCTCCCCGAACACAACCTAATCAGC TGGACGGACGGCCCACCACCTGGGCAGTTTCAAGCCCAGAACGGCCCGACAACCAGCCTGGCCAGCCTGCTATGA